One Phoenix dactylifera cultivar Barhee BC4 chromosome 8, palm_55x_up_171113_PBpolish2nd_filt_p, whole genome shotgun sequence genomic window carries:
- the LOC103710987 gene encoding uncharacterized protein LOC103710987, whose amino-acid sequence MDTSGGGRAGAERWMAIAEKLLAARDLVGSKRFAERAMEADPLVDGVDQILAVADVLLASQRRVNNHVDWYAVLQLPSSPDGREPSAVKLAYRRLALLLHPDRNRSPGADAAFHLVADAWSVLSDPSKKSLFDAELHIAASAASKTSPFSSSAADATFWTSCTFCCHLHQYAHAYLNRSLRCPTCRRVFTASEIAVPPPIVPGTDMYYCSWGFVPLGFPGGPGFGGPPDLNSASGWKPFYPLFPWSGNHPSQPPPDNRQDPRNAHGQPPQDSGKKDNMAPAARNKKKMARKKVGGGLKKRTWAAEGEGKGNTGGEPGTTGPEAWEGSGAKPAATDVDEQVEFRGININEAAKGSEGGAEVVVDGGDTMNFHIDMDATDELLGNLQNLPFLKVEEIPMHLP is encoded by the coding sequence ATGGATACCAGCGGCGGTGGCCGGGCGGGGGCGGAGCGGTGGATGGCGATCGCAGAGAAGCTCCTCGCTGCCCGTGACCTCGTCGGAAGCAAGCGATTTGCGGAACGGGCGATGGAGGCGGACCCCCTCGTCGACGGCGTCGATCAGATCCTCGCCGTCGCCGACGTCCTCCTCGCCTCCCAGCGCCGTGTCAACAACCACGTCGACTGGTATGCCGTCCTTCAGCTTCCCTCCTCCCCCGACGGCCGCGAGCCCTCCGCCGTCAAGCTCGCCTACCGCCGCCtcgccctcctcctccaccctgaCCGCAACCGCTCCCCCGGCGCCGACGCCGCCTTCCACCTCGTTGCGGACGCCTGGTCCGTCCTGTCTGACCCTTCCAAGAAGTCCCTCTTCGACGCCGAGCTCCACatcgccgcctccgccgcctccaaaacctcccccttctcctcctccgccgccgacgCCACCTTCTGGACCTCCTGCACCTTCTGCTGCCACCTGCACCAGTATGCGCACGCCTACCTGAACCGCTCGCTCCGCTGCCCCACCTGCCGCCGGGTGTTCACCGCGTCCGAGATCGCCGTTCCGCCGCCCATCGTCCCCGGCACCGACATGTACTACTGCTCATGGGGCTTCGTTCCCCTAGGGTTTCCCGGTGGGCCGGGCTTTGGCGGCCCCCCGGATCTCAACAGCGCCAGCGGGTGGAAGCCCTTTTATCCGCTGTTCCCCTGGTCGGGGAACCACCCCTCTCAGCCGCCCCCCGACAATAGGCAGGACCCCCGAAATGCGCACGGCCAGCCACCGCAGGATAGCGGGAAGAAGGACAATATGGCCCCGGCCGCGAGGAATAAGAAGAAGATGGCAAGGAAGAAGGTCGGCGGCGGTCTAAAGAAGAGGACTTGGGCTGCAGAGGGTGAGGGGAAGGGTAACACTGGGGGCGAGCCGGGGACTACTGGCCCTGAGGCATGGGAGGGAAGCGGGGCAAAGCCCGCCGCCACTGATGTTGATGAACAAGTGGAGTTCAGGGGCATTAACATTAACGAGGCGGCCAAGGGTTCAGAGGGCGGTGCCGAGGTTGTGGTAGATGGAGGGGACACCATGAACTTCCATATCGACATGGATGCTACTGATGAGCTTCTGGGTAATCTGCAAAACCTTCCCTTCTTGAAAGTGGAAGAAATTCCAATGCATTTGCCATAA